In Gimesia benthica, a single window of DNA contains:
- the gap gene encoding type I glyceraldehyde-3-phosphate dehydrogenase has product MAAVKVGINGFGRIGRITFRALAARPDEFEVVAINDLGDPQKLAWLLKYDSVQGRFPGTVEAEGSNLIVNGKTVRVCAERDPRNLPWKELGVEVALESTGFFTKREADGNPGYDSHITAGARKVVISAPAKDTPDMTVVFGVNDDQLTSEHNCVSNASCTTNCLAPMAKVIHENFGIEHGLMTTVHAYTNDQRVSDQLHSDPLRARAAAVNIIPTTTGAAKAVGLVLPDLNGKLTGLSLRVPVPAGSITDLVVTLSKDASADDVNAAMKAAAEGPLKGILEYNTDPIVSSDIIGNTHSSIFDASWTTQIGGNMIKVLSWYDNEYGYSNRTADMIARLAQL; this is encoded by the coding sequence GTGGCTGCTGTAAAGGTAGGTATTAACGGTTTTGGACGCATTGGTCGTATCACATTCAGAGCACTGGCTGCCCGTCCCGACGAATTCGAAGTGGTTGCCATCAACGACCTGGGTGATCCTCAGAAACTGGCATGGCTGTTGAAGTACGACAGTGTTCAGGGTCGTTTCCCCGGAACTGTCGAAGCAGAAGGCAGCAACCTGATCGTCAACGGTAAAACCGTACGGGTCTGTGCAGAACGCGATCCTCGCAATCTGCCCTGGAAAGAACTCGGAGTCGAAGTGGCTCTGGAATCCACCGGTTTCTTCACCAAACGTGAAGCAGACGGTAACCCCGGTTACGACAGCCACATCACCGCTGGTGCTCGTAAAGTTGTGATTTCCGCTCCTGCCAAAGACACTCCGGACATGACCGTTGTCTTCGGCGTTAACGATGATCAGCTGACTTCAGAGCACAACTGTGTTTCCAACGCCAGCTGTACCACCAACTGCCTGGCTCCCATGGCCAAAGTCATTCACGAAAACTTCGGTATTGAGCACGGTCTGATGACCACAGTGCACGCTTACACCAACGACCAGCGTGTTTCTGACCAGTTGCACTCCGACCCGCTGCGGGCCCGTGCTGCCGCTGTGAACATCATTCCGACCACTACCGGTGCTGCCAAAGCCGTCGGTCTGGTTCTGCCCGACCTGAACGGCAAACTGACCGGCCTCAGCCTGCGTGTTCCGGTTCCCGCTGGTTCAATTACCGACCTGGTAGTAACCCTCAGCAAAGACGCCTCAGCTGACGATGTCAACGCTGCCATGAAAGCAGCCGCTGAAGGCCCTCTGAAGGGCATTCTGGAATACAACACCGATCCGATCGTCTCCAGTGACATCATCGGCAACACTCACAGCTCCATCTTTGACGCCAGCTGGACCACCCAGATCGGCGGCAACATGATCAAAGTTCTGAGCTGGTACGACAACGAATACGGTTACTCAAACCGGACGGCCGACATGATCGCCCGTCTGGCGCAACTCTAA
- the rpe gene encoding ribulose-phosphate 3-epimerase: protein MIDSNTKHKLLSDAPVIAPSMLKCDFGNLHREVELLDAAQAPVLHWDVMDGHFVPNLSYGAMLIERVRPLTKSFFDAHLMISNPEKYVDDYIKAGCDSITVHIEALPEPQGLLDRLQEAGVLPGLAISPQTPLERIEPYLDACGLVLVMSVEPGFGGQSFIETSPERIRQLKSMISPETILSVDGGIDPDTIGAAAQAGANYFVVGSAIFNEPDYATAVSDLAQIARSRTASLT from the coding sequence ATGATTGACTCGAATACCAAACACAAACTGTTATCAGATGCACCGGTAATTGCTCCCTCGATGCTGAAGTGTGACTTCGGCAACCTCCACCGTGAGGTCGAGCTGCTGGATGCCGCTCAGGCGCCCGTACTCCACTGGGATGTCATGGATGGGCATTTTGTCCCTAACCTCTCCTACGGAGCCATGCTCATTGAGCGGGTCAGACCATTGACCAAGTCGTTTTTCGACGCCCACCTGATGATCAGCAATCCCGAAAAGTATGTTGATGACTACATCAAGGCTGGCTGCGATTCGATTACCGTCCATATCGAAGCATTGCCGGAACCACAGGGTCTGCTGGATCGCCTCCAGGAGGCAGGGGTCTTACCCGGTCTGGCGATCAGCCCCCAGACACCGCTGGAACGGATCGAACCGTATCTGGATGCCTGCGGACTGGTGCTGGTGATGAGCGTGGAACCTGGCTTTGGGGGGCAGTCCTTCATCGAAACCAGCCCCGAACGAATCAGACAATTGAAATCAATGATCTCTCCGGAAACGATTCTCTCCGTGGATGGAGGCATTGATCCAGATACCATCGGCGCAGCAGCTCAGGCCGGTGCCAATTATTTTGTGGTCGGAAGCGCCATTTTTAATGAGCCCGATTACGCAACTGCTGTCAGCGATCTGGCCCAGATAGCCAGAAGCCGGACAGCTTCCTTAACATAA
- a CDS encoding histidine phosphatase family protein, with product MPTVVLIRPGCTDFDKDERIQGTLDLPLNAKGEEQVRNLIPQLEQAGIETIITSSSEPALSTAEQLGENLGVPVKEKEGLKNLNQGLWQGLEYEEVRRKYPKLLKQWAESPETVCPPEGELASEAVNRVQKTLQKYLKKKQNFAIVASEPLATIISSLLRNEQKEKICFEHAGRFCHNEMLEILESPPKKSDSKQVNFDDQSEKRDSQQGQSCHTEKWRYEEAK from the coding sequence ATGCCAACTGTGGTACTCATACGTCCTGGTTGTACTGACTTTGATAAAGATGAGCGAATTCAAGGTACCCTGGATCTTCCGCTGAACGCGAAAGGGGAAGAGCAGGTTCGAAATCTGATTCCCCAGTTGGAACAGGCAGGGATCGAAACCATCATCACTTCTTCATCAGAGCCCGCCCTGTCAACAGCCGAACAGCTGGGCGAAAACCTGGGAGTTCCGGTCAAGGAAAAGGAAGGCCTGAAGAACCTGAACCAGGGACTCTGGCAAGGCCTGGAGTACGAAGAAGTCCGTCGGAAGTACCCCAAATTGCTCAAACAATGGGCCGAATCTCCCGAAACAGTCTGCCCGCCTGAAGGGGAACTCGCCTCGGAAGCGGTCAACCGGGTTCAGAAAACATTACAGAAATACCTGAAGAAGAAACAGAACTTTGCCATTGTGGCTTCAGAACCACTGGCGACGATCATTTCCAGCCTCCTGCGGAACGAACAGAAAGAAAAAATTTGTTTTGAGCACGCCGGACGCTTCTGTCACAATGAAATGTTGGAAATTCTTGAGTCACCCCCTAAAAAAAGTGATTCAAAACAGGTAAATTTTGACGATCAATCAGAAAAGAGGGATTCCCAACAGGGTCAAAGCTGCCATACAGAAAAATGGCGCTACGAGGAGGCTAAGTAA
- a CDS encoding serine/threonine protein kinase, giving the protein MNFLKRLFSKEARVPRVNIKQRFELIGRVGQGSMSKVWRARDYNSGKTVSLKILDKVKTQELEARFIGLDKPKEGEIAVQFNHPHIVKTYEHGLTTDQEQFLVMEFIEGYSLSFLVEAQNEDMKTNCLKYMIQLGEAIQYFHDEGWIHRDICPRNIMVSNDHELKLIDFGLVVPNTPPFLQPGNRTGTAAYMAPELIKRQKTSQKIDIFSYAVTCYEMLTKRLPWKAAETMEAVLQHINSPPEHIQNLLPDLDPRIADAIMKGLELYPQDRWQTINEMLEPLRLAYKEQQRSAPAKTPVPHQETVESARRKQQPDPAQPRRSEQARPRLRKKKQPGSSRRSAESKSESPEAGQAPAKKPPSASRKPERPAQKKPAPRSNPDKKDESH; this is encoded by the coding sequence ATGAACTTTTTAAAGCGACTCTTTTCCAAAGAAGCACGTGTTCCCCGTGTGAACATCAAGCAACGTTTTGAGCTCATCGGGCGTGTAGGCCAGGGCAGCATGTCGAAGGTCTGGCGGGCTCGCGATTACAATTCCGGCAAAACCGTTTCGCTTAAAATTCTGGACAAAGTCAAAACACAGGAACTGGAAGCCCGCTTTATCGGACTGGATAAACCCAAAGAGGGGGAGATCGCTGTCCAGTTCAATCACCCGCACATCGTCAAGACCTACGAACATGGCCTGACTACCGATCAGGAACAGTTCCTCGTCATGGAATTCATCGAAGGCTACAGTCTCAGCTTTCTGGTGGAAGCCCAGAACGAGGATATGAAAACCAACTGCCTCAAATACATGATCCAGTTGGGCGAAGCGATCCAGTATTTTCATGACGAAGGCTGGATTCACCGCGACATCTGCCCGCGCAATATCATGGTCAGCAACGATCACGAACTCAAGCTGATCGATTTCGGACTGGTCGTCCCTAACACGCCTCCGTTTCTGCAGCCCGGCAACCGCACCGGCACCGCCGCTTATATGGCCCCCGAGCTCATCAAACGCCAGAAGACCAGCCAGAAAATCGATATCTTCTCTTACGCAGTGACCTGCTACGAGATGCTGACCAAACGGCTTCCCTGGAAAGCAGCCGAAACAATGGAAGCGGTCCTGCAACACATCAATTCACCACCGGAGCACATCCAGAACCTGCTCCCTGATCTCGACCCCCGCATTGCCGATGCGATCATGAAGGGGTTGGAGCTCTACCCGCAGGACCGCTGGCAGACGATCAACGAGATGCTTGAGCCGCTCAGGCTGGCTTACAAAGAACAGCAGCGTTCCGCTCCTGCAAAAACACCGGTCCCCCACCAGGAGACCGTGGAATCGGCCCGTCGAAAACAACAACCAGATCCCGCTCAGCCCCGGCGCAGCGAACAGGCGCGCCCCAGATTGAGAAAAAAGAAACAGCCCGGTTCCAGCAGACGCTCCGCGGAATCGAAATCGGAGTCTCCTGAAGCAGGGCAGGCTCCTGCGAAAAAACCACCCAGTGCCTCACGGAAACCGGAACGCCCCGCTCAGAAAAAGCCGGCGCCCCGATCGAACCCCGATAAAAAAGATGAAAGTCACTGA
- a CDS encoding ATP-dependent helicase: protein MSLSSSPSSSSHLSALNPAQREAASTLSGPLLVLAGAGTGKTRVITYRMVELIRQGVTPNKILSVTFTNKAAKEMQERMNGLMGKRLPSKPFISTFHSLCVRILREEITALGYPQKFVIYDRGDQESAARAALREIRVNDKSLRPGDLLNRISSWKMANVSPEMATNYTENDFDFLAAMAYRKYQTKLRSSGAVDFDDLLMLTNDLFSQFPDVLAKVQEKFDFVQIDEYQDTNLSQFNLIRALVKPHQNLCVVGDDDQSIYGWRGAEVRHILGFQQQFPGAKVVRLESNYRCTDKIIDLANRLVKHNRDRHKKQLVAHKKMGAPVRFLELADELTEAEKIIGEIRYLHEAQEIPLRDFAILFRTNEQPRVFETELRRTNVRYQLIGSQSFFDRREIRDLLAYMKTLAFPHDELSMLRIINTPTRGIGSGTVEKLVNQAVKAGHQFWDTVDSAREANELTPRASSALSAFHQLIRRYRARLERSPRELAQIMQELIQEIDYASEIRKQYKTSEQQQARLVVLEQFIESIKEYCTRTSAPSPSGFLEETALGDRDDLNDKEDKLSQDAVKLMTLHSAKGLEFPRVYLVGMEEGLLPHKRSVEGTDAEIAEERRIAYVGITRAQDYLTLSRAATRTKWGKKQPTLPSRFLFEMRNTDGEEDED from the coding sequence ATGTCCTTGTCTTCCTCTCCCAGTTCTTCCAGTCATCTCTCCGCACTCAATCCGGCACAACGTGAAGCAGCCTCTACTCTCTCTGGTCCGCTCCTGGTTCTGGCTGGCGCCGGTACCGGTAAAACACGTGTGATTACCTATCGCATGGTGGAGTTGATCCGGCAGGGAGTGACTCCCAACAAAATCCTCTCCGTGACCTTCACCAACAAAGCAGCCAAGGAAATGCAGGAACGCATGAACGGTCTGATGGGCAAACGCCTGCCGTCCAAGCCCTTCATTTCCACGTTCCATTCACTCTGCGTCCGCATCCTGCGCGAAGAGATCACCGCACTGGGCTATCCCCAGAAATTCGTGATCTATGACCGGGGCGACCAGGAATCCGCAGCCCGGGCGGCACTTCGAGAAATCCGCGTCAATGACAAAAGTCTCCGTCCCGGCGACCTGCTGAACCGAATCAGCTCCTGGAAAATGGCAAACGTCTCTCCGGAGATGGCCACCAACTACACCGAAAACGATTTCGACTTCCTCGCCGCCATGGCGTATCGCAAGTACCAGACCAAACTCCGCTCCAGCGGTGCCGTCGACTTCGATGACCTGCTCATGCTGACCAATGACCTGTTCTCGCAGTTCCCGGATGTCCTCGCGAAGGTTCAGGAGAAGTTTGACTTCGTGCAGATTGACGAATACCAGGACACCAACCTCTCCCAGTTCAATCTGATCCGCGCTTTAGTCAAACCGCATCAGAACCTCTGTGTGGTGGGGGACGACGACCAGTCAATTTACGGCTGGCGCGGTGCAGAAGTCCGTCACATTCTCGGGTTCCAGCAACAGTTCCCCGGTGCCAAAGTCGTTCGCCTCGAGAGCAATTACCGCTGCACCGACAAGATCATCGACCTGGCCAACCGGCTCGTGAAACACAACCGCGACCGACATAAGAAACAGCTTGTCGCGCACAAGAAAATGGGAGCCCCGGTCCGCTTCCTCGAACTGGCCGACGAATTGACCGAGGCCGAGAAGATCATCGGCGAGATTCGCTACCTGCACGAAGCCCAGGAGATTCCGCTCCGCGACTTCGCCATCCTGTTTCGCACCAACGAACAGCCCCGCGTCTTCGAAACAGAACTCCGACGGACCAACGTCCGCTACCAGTTAATTGGCAGCCAGTCTTTCTTCGATCGTCGTGAAATCCGCGACCTGCTGGCTTACATGAAAACACTGGCCTTTCCGCACGACGAACTCTCCATGCTGCGGATCATCAACACCCCCACGCGTGGCATCGGCAGCGGGACGGTCGAAAAACTGGTCAACCAGGCCGTCAAGGCAGGGCACCAGTTCTGGGACACGGTCGATTCTGCCCGCGAAGCCAACGAACTGACTCCGCGAGCCAGCTCTGCACTGAGCGCCTTCCATCAGTTGATTCGCCGATATCGTGCCCGACTCGAACGGTCGCCACGCGAACTGGCTCAGATCATGCAGGAACTGATCCAGGAAATTGACTATGCCTCGGAAATCAGAAAACAGTACAAGACTTCCGAGCAGCAGCAGGCCCGGCTCGTCGTACTGGAACAGTTCATTGAATCGATCAAAGAATACTGCACACGAACCAGCGCCCCCAGCCCCTCCGGCTTCCTGGAAGAAACGGCTCTCGGGGATCGCGACGACCTCAACGACAAGGAAGACAAACTGTCACAGGATGCCGTGAAGCTGATGACGCTGCACAGTGCCAAGGGGCTCGAATTCCCGCGTGTCTACCTGGTCGGGATGGAAGAAGGGCTCCTCCCGCACAAGCGATCGGTCGAAGGGACCGATGCGGAAATTGCAGAAGAACGGCGGATCGCCTATGTAGGCATTACCCGGGCTCAGGACTACCTGACACTCAGTCGCGCTGCCACCCGAACCAAGTGGGGCAAGAAACAGCCGACGTTACCCTCCCGCTTCCTGTTCGAAATGCGGAATACGGACGGCGAAGAGGATGAAGACTAA
- a CDS encoding chloride channel protein: protein MVYFKKLNDLLTSFDLKTSGKWFVLSCLIGVVAGFGAIVFDALTQIVQHHSLVAIAGFEHPQTVGEYSFYKDQVTEVNFAPWLLLVVITLGGLASGVIVYNIAPEAEGHGTDAAIDAFHNKRGEIQPRIPIVKTIASALTLGTGGSAGREGPIAQIGAGFGSWVATKLKLSARDRRIMLAAGMGAGIGAIFRAPLAGALFAAEIMYSNADFESDVIVPAAMSSIIAYSLYCMSLPQALRFMPLFGNELHHTVDSHFELIPYTILSIVLSLSAAFYVKTFYGTNRLFKRLPIKPMFRPAVGAFLTGVVGLGLFYLYDQDMRALSVLSTGYGVLQEALTSASKVGIPLLLTVAFVKVFTTSLTIGSGGSGGVFGPSMVIGGCVGAATGQFLQKLWPNLVTQPEAYGLVGMAGFFAGAAHAPISTIIMVSEITGNYALLLPTMLASTLCFVLCQRVHLYQKQYPSRLDSPAHRGDFLIDVLEGSRVSDVYDPKRKIQLIHESKTLDEIVHSLAGTQQHYFPVVDDAGRIIGVFSEDDVRAYLYDETIWKLALARDIMQPDFMRVTPDDDLNTVMQRFTAINVEALPVVDAQDAGVLLGMLHRKETIGYYNQQLLKHKRASDEQET, encoded by the coding sequence ATGGTTTACTTTAAAAAACTCAACGACCTGCTGACCTCATTTGATTTAAAAACGAGTGGCAAATGGTTTGTGCTGTCCTGCCTGATCGGGGTGGTGGCGGGGTTTGGCGCCATTGTATTTGACGCATTAACTCAGATCGTGCAGCATCACTCGCTGGTCGCGATCGCCGGGTTCGAGCACCCGCAGACAGTTGGTGAATATTCCTTCTACAAAGACCAGGTGACGGAGGTGAACTTCGCACCATGGCTGTTGCTGGTGGTGATTACTTTAGGTGGTCTGGCTTCGGGAGTCATTGTGTACAACATTGCCCCGGAGGCGGAAGGGCACGGGACCGATGCTGCCATCGACGCCTTTCATAATAAACGGGGAGAAATCCAGCCCCGGATTCCGATCGTCAAGACGATTGCCTCTGCCCTGACACTGGGAACCGGCGGTTCAGCCGGCCGGGAAGGACCGATCGCCCAGATTGGAGCCGGCTTTGGTTCGTGGGTGGCGACCAAGTTGAAGCTCTCGGCCCGCGATCGCCGGATCATGCTGGCGGCGGGAATGGGGGCTGGGATTGGTGCGATCTTTCGTGCTCCCCTGGCGGGGGCGCTGTTTGCCGCCGAGATCATGTACAGCAATGCGGATTTCGAATCGGACGTGATCGTGCCGGCTGCGATGTCGTCGATCATTGCATATTCTCTCTATTGCATGTCGCTGCCACAAGCGCTGCGTTTCATGCCCCTGTTCGGAAATGAACTGCATCATACGGTTGATTCCCATTTTGAATTGATTCCTTACACGATCCTGTCGATCGTACTCAGCCTGTCTGCGGCTTTTTATGTGAAAACATTTTATGGCACAAACCGGCTCTTCAAACGGTTACCGATCAAGCCGATGTTCCGCCCTGCTGTTGGTGCTTTTCTGACCGGTGTCGTCGGGCTGGGGCTGTTCTATCTTTACGATCAGGATATGCGGGCACTGTCGGTGCTCTCAACCGGTTATGGCGTCCTGCAGGAAGCGCTGACATCGGCATCCAAGGTGGGGATTCCACTGCTGCTGACGGTGGCGTTTGTGAAGGTCTTTACGACCTCGCTGACGATCGGCTCGGGGGGATCCGGCGGTGTGTTCGGACCTTCGATGGTGATTGGCGGTTGTGTGGGGGCTGCCACCGGGCAGTTTCTGCAGAAACTATGGCCCAATCTGGTGACACAGCCCGAGGCCTACGGGCTGGTGGGGATGGCCGGGTTCTTTGCCGGGGCGGCCCATGCACCGATTTCGACGATCATCATGGTTTCTGAAATCACCGGGAACTACGCCCTGCTGCTGCCGACGATGCTCGCTTCGACGCTCTGCTTCGTGCTCTGTCAGCGGGTGCACCTCTACCAGAAACAGTATCCCAGCCGCCTGGATTCACCGGCACACCGGGGTGACTTCCTGATCGATGTTCTGGAAGGAAGCCGGGTAAGCGATGTGTATGATCCCAAGCGTAAGATCCAGTTGATTCATGAATCGAAAACCCTGGATGAAATCGTGCATTCACTGGCAGGGACGCAACAGCATTACTTCCCTGTGGTGGACGACGCGGGACGGATCATCGGCGTGTTCTCCGAGGATGACGTGCGGGCTTACCTCTACGATGAAACGATCTGGAAGCTGGCCCTGGCGCGAGACATCATGCAGCCAGATTTCATGCGGGTGACCCCCGATGACGACTTGAATACCGTTATGCAGCGGTTTACGGCCATCAATGTGGAAGCGTTGCCGGTGGTTGATGCCCAGGATGCGGGCGTGCTGCTGGGGATGCTGCATCGTAAGGAAACGATTGGGTATTACAATCAGCAATTACTGAAGCATAAGCGGGCCAGCGACGAACAGGAAACCTGA
- the tsaB gene encoding tRNA (adenosine(37)-N6)-threonylcarbamoyltransferase complex dimerization subunit type 1 TsaB, whose protein sequence is MENSEFYLGIETSGRSGSIAICRPGQEIAPVSLQQQGRKHAQTLVSEVKKLLDQLEIAPHQIAGIGVSRGPGSFTGLRIGITFAKTFGYVTGAPVHGIDTFAAIALSCPTEISETYVISNAQRGDLFVGRYVRNSTGEWQQTVPINLKDIHEFSSALQPGETVCGPGIDLLDQGSLPEIRIEDFPRQTLASQVAELTATLLQQETPPASEVWNLTPFYLRKSAAEEKWDAQHNQ, encoded by the coding sequence GTGGAAAATTCCGAGTTTTATCTAGGTATCGAGACTTCCGGACGCAGCGGCTCCATCGCGATTTGCCGTCCCGGGCAGGAAATTGCGCCCGTCTCACTGCAGCAACAGGGGAGAAAGCACGCCCAGACACTGGTCAGCGAAGTCAAAAAACTGCTGGATCAGCTGGAAATCGCCCCTCATCAGATCGCCGGAATCGGCGTCAGCCGTGGCCCGGGCAGCTTTACCGGCCTGAGAATCGGCATCACCTTCGCCAAAACCTTTGGCTACGTGACAGGTGCTCCCGTACATGGCATCGATACCTTTGCAGCCATCGCACTCAGCTGTCCGACTGAAATTTCAGAGACCTATGTGATCTCCAACGCCCAGCGGGGCGATTTATTTGTCGGCAGATATGTCCGCAATTCCACTGGAGAATGGCAACAGACAGTCCCCATTAATCTGAAGGACATCCACGAATTCAGCAGTGCACTTCAGCCCGGTGAAACCGTCTGTGGGCCCGGAATCGATCTGCTCGACCAGGGTAGCTTACCGGAAATCCGGATCGAAGATTTTCCCCGCCAGACACTCGCCTCCCAGGTCGCAGAACTGACGGCCACGCTCCTGCAACAGGAGACCCCACCGGCCAGTGAAGTCTGGAACCTGACTCCCTTCTACCTTCGTAAAAGTGCAGCAGAAGAGAAGTGGGATGCACAACATAATCAGTAA
- a CDS encoding DUF6793 family protein, giving the protein MALYEIETNAHIMVGWANTQEEAEHAAQENYPEDEILRVTRRPRDMWVISKRLLGIEGHTEPCDMARECLFRASGDKVHAIRLYMRDTGADLHEAQLAIETNMSVGW; this is encoded by the coding sequence ATGGCTCTTTACGAGATTGAAACAAACGCGCATATCATGGTGGGCTGGGCTAATACTCAAGAAGAAGCGGAACACGCTGCCCAGGAGAATTACCCCGAAGATGAGATCTTGCGTGTCACTCGCCGCCCACGCGACATGTGGGTCATCTCCAAACGTCTGCTGGGGATTGAAGGGCACACCGAACCCTGCGACATGGCACGCGAATGCCTCTTCCGCGCTTCGGGCGACAAAGTTCACGCCATCCGACTCTACATGCGTGACACCGGGGCCGACCTGCACGAAGCCCAGCTGGCAATCGAAACCAACATGTCTGTCGGCTGGTAA
- a CDS encoding amidohydrolase family protein, translated as MIIQGTLVSSTGTSHSQIRIEGNQIVEVGAQLGKPDFTFSDDCLIFAGMGDIHIHARDDIGESQTYKEDFCTAGAAALNGGVVHVADMPNNPVPPITDESYHAKQEHLKQRNPPIHFTLYAGIGPGTSPLTFPVPYKAYMGPSVGDLFFITLEQLDETLSQYRGCNVSFHCEDPILLDEHANAATHEERRPAECEISATRFALQMIEKYDLRGKLCHYSVGEGLPLIREARSRGLKVTCEVTPHHLYFDQSDLTDQNRGKMQMNPPLRTIEDRKAMLAALREGTLDYLATDHAPHTLEENEQGISGQPHLDTYGAFVTWLILDQKFTPEQAARFCSENPGEFVNPYIAPLKFGKIEPGYTASLTVLNLKRPVTIQREDLKTKCGWSPFEGITFPGSVEAVFVEGQKTR; from the coding sequence ATGATCATACAAGGAACTCTCGTCAGTTCTACAGGGACTTCTCACAGCCAGATTCGTATCGAGGGAAATCAGATCGTCGAAGTCGGCGCTCAACTGGGAAAACCGGATTTCACTTTCTCCGATGACTGCCTGATTTTTGCCGGCATGGGCGATATTCACATTCACGCCCGCGATGATATCGGGGAATCACAAACATATAAAGAAGATTTCTGCACCGCAGGTGCCGCCGCTCTGAATGGCGGGGTCGTCCATGTGGCTGATATGCCCAACAACCCCGTACCTCCGATTACAGACGAGAGCTACCACGCCAAACAGGAGCACCTTAAGCAGCGTAACCCGCCGATTCACTTTACGCTCTATGCCGGCATCGGACCGGGCACCAGCCCGCTCACATTTCCGGTACCTTACAAAGCCTACATGGGCCCCAGTGTCGGCGACCTGTTCTTCATAACACTGGAACAACTGGATGAAACACTCTCGCAGTACCGGGGCTGCAACGTAAGCTTCCACTGTGAAGACCCCATTCTGCTGGATGAACACGCGAACGCCGCCACGCACGAAGAGCGGCGACCCGCGGAATGCGAAATTTCCGCCACACGCTTCGCGTTGCAGATGATTGAAAAATACGACCTCCGTGGCAAACTCTGTCACTACTCGGTCGGAGAAGGGCTCCCCCTGATTCGCGAAGCCCGCAGCCGCGGCCTCAAAGTCACCTGTGAAGTCACACCGCATCACCTCTATTTTGATCAGTCCGATCTGACCGATCAGAACCGGGGAAAGATGCAGATGAATCCTCCGCTGCGGACAATAGAAGACCGCAAGGCCATGCTGGCTGCCCTGCGGGAAGGGACCCTCGATTACCTGGCAACCGACCATGCCCCGCATACCCTGGAAGAAAACGAGCAGGGTATCTCCGGACAACCGCACCTGGATACCTATGGTGCGTTCGTTACCTGGCTGATTCTGGACCAGAAATTCACTCCGGAACAGGCAGCCCGTTTCTGTTCGGAAAACCCCGGGGAATTCGTCAACCCGTATATCGCACCGCTGAAATTCGGCAAAATTGAACCGGGCTACACCGCCAGCCTCACCGTGCTCAACCTCAAACGTCCGGTAACCATCCAGCGTGAAGATCTGAAAACCAAATGTGGCTGGTCTCCCTTCGAAGGAATCACCTTCCCGGGCTCGGTCGAAGCCGTCTTCGTCGAAGGACAGAAGACGCGTTAA